The bacterium genome window below encodes:
- a CDS encoding MaoC/PaaZ C-terminal domain-containing protein — protein sequence MNLRDLAGHDLGTRTVDFSADDAILYALAVGASASQLDLVYERDLRVLPTYACALGVWAVEAAGRLGAYDPTRSLHVGQSLVVHEPLQPRPTPMSGRVHSVYDKGRLTIVRVEVTASSFEAGYTILLPGVGGWGGDPPPPTDKTTGLAPTWTATAQVAPEAAVLYRLTGDKHPVHVDPSAAAAMGLDRPILHGLATMGITARVAAEAVSAHPADLSAATVRFSRPVYPGCRMQVDAETHQTTAHVEASVDGMTTMSGAFTFQ from the coding sequence ATGAACCTGAGGGACCTGGCGGGCCACGACCTCGGCACCCGTACCGTCGACTTCTCAGCCGACGACGCCATCCTCTACGCCCTCGCCGTGGGTGCCTCGGCCTCGCAACTCGACCTGGTCTACGAGCGCGACCTGCGAGTCCTTCCGACGTATGCCTGCGCGCTCGGCGTGTGGGCAGTGGAGGCAGCAGGCCGCCTCGGCGCCTACGATCCCACCCGGTCCCTCCATGTCGGCCAGAGCCTGGTGGTCCACGAGCCGTTGCAGCCCCGGCCAACCCCCATGAGCGGCCGTGTCCACTCCGTGTACGACAAGGGCAGGCTCACCATCGTCCGAGTCGAGGTGACCGCCTCCAGCTTCGAAGCCGGTTACACGATCCTGCTACCCGGGGTCGGAGGCTGGGGCGGCGACCCGCCTCCGCCGACCGACAAGACCACCGGGCTGGCGCCGACCTGGACCGCAACGGCCCAAGTAGCACCGGAGGCAGCGGTGCTCTACCGGCTCACCGGCGACAAGCACCCTGTCCACGTCGATCCATCCGCGGCCGCCGCCATGGGACTGGACCGGCCGATCCTGCACGGGCTGGCCACCATGGGCATCACAGCCAGGGTCGCGGCGGAAGCCGTGAGCGCCCATCCGGCGGACCTGTCCGCAGCCACGGTGCGCTTCTCCAGACCGGTCTACCCCGGGTGCCGGATGCAGGTCGACGCCGAGACCCACCAGACCACCGCACATGTCGAGGCCTCGGTCGACGGCATGACGACCATGTCCGGCGCATTCACCTTCCAATAA
- a CDS encoding TetR/AcrR family transcriptional regulator, producing the protein MATKPTTPKGRRTRQTILDAASKVFTRDGYVDARMSDVAVQAGLSLGGLYRYFDNKEDLFGTVIRDLHEELFRRSRSSTPIAEDPEAALFDANLGYLQHYHDNRGVLRAFIEATTVEERFTTIWWTMRERHVARFVHAIRNDERVELDGLDPATVARAMASLVEQTAYTTFAHAALNEAPVDVETVARIVTRAWYRSFYGNAPAG; encoded by the coding sequence ATGGCCACCAAGCCGACCACCCCTAAAGGCCGACGGACGCGTCAGACGATTCTCGACGCAGCGTCGAAGGTCTTCACCAGGGACGGCTACGTCGATGCCCGCATGAGCGATGTCGCGGTACAGGCCGGGCTCTCCCTCGGAGGCCTGTACAGGTACTTCGACAACAAGGAGGACCTCTTCGGGACCGTCATCCGGGACCTCCACGAGGAACTCTTCCGGAGGAGCCGGTCTTCGACGCCCATCGCCGAGGACCCTGAAGCCGCTCTGTTCGACGCCAACCTCGGATACCTCCAGCACTATCACGACAACAGGGGCGTGCTGCGGGCATTCATAGAGGCGACGACGGTGGAAGAGCGATTCACCACGATCTGGTGGACCATGCGCGAGCGCCATGTCGCCCGGTTCGTGCATGCGATCAGGAACGACGAACGCGTAGAGCTCGACGGACTCGATCCGGCCACGGTGGCCCGGGCTATGGCCTCGCTGGTCGAGCAGACCGCGTACACGACGTTCGCCCACGCCGCACTCAACGAGGCGCCGGTGGATGTGGAGACAGTTGCGCGCATCGTGACCAGGGCCTGGTACCGCAGCTTCTACGGGAATGCCCCCGCAGGCTGA
- a CDS encoding excinuclease ABC subunit UvrA, giving the protein MCVVGSHDLIRVSGARENNLRDVSVEIPKRRLTVFTGVSGSGKSSLVVNTIAAESQRLINETYSAFVQGFMPALARPDVDVLEGLTTAIIVDQERMGSDTRSTVGTATDVNAMLRILFSRLGEPHIGPPNAFSFNVPSLRAAGSITIGKGSGKTVRKTYSRAGGMCPHCEGRGTVSDIDLTQLYDDSKSLAEGAITIPGYKKGGWAVKAFTESGFVDPDKPIRDYSETELADFLYKEPTKVRMLDMNVTYEGLILKVKKSFFSKDRESMQPHIRAFVDRAATYIACLDCGGTRLAEAARSSRIGGISIADACEMQISDLAGWVRGLEEPSVAPLLEALGRTLDSFVEIGLGYLSLDRPSGTLSGGEAQRTKMIRHLGSLLTDVTYVFDEPTAGLHPHDVQRLCDLLLRLRDKSNTVLVIEHKPEVIEVADHVVDLGPGAGKAGGEVTFEGSVEGLRASDTTTGRYFGHRASLKPSVRAPSGVLEVRGADTHNLRDVDVDIPLGVLVAVTGVAGAGKSSLIGGSVSGREGVVTVDQSRIRGSRRSNPATYTGLLGPIRKAFAKANGVKPALFSSNSQGACPNCKGVGVIDFEMAIMATVPVMCEECGGKRFQRAVLDYKLAGKDISEVLAMPVTEARDFFAEGDSRVPAAYRILDRLARVGLGYLSIGQQLTTLSGGERQRLKLAIHMAEKGGIYVLDEPTSGLHLADIDHLLALLDGLVGSGKSVIVIEHHQAVIAHADWIIDLGPGAGQDGGRVVFEGTPADLVAERSTLTGRHLAGYVTPE; this is encoded by the coding sequence ATGTGTGTAGTCGGTAGCCATGATCTGATCCGGGTTTCGGGGGCGCGGGAGAACAACCTCAGGGATGTGAGCGTCGAGATCCCCAAGCGGCGGTTGACGGTGTTCACGGGGGTGTCGGGGTCGGGGAAGAGTTCTTTGGTCGTCAACACGATCGCCGCCGAGTCGCAGCGGTTGATCAACGAGACCTACAGCGCCTTCGTGCAGGGGTTCATGCCGGCTCTGGCGAGGCCCGATGTCGATGTGCTCGAGGGGCTGACCACGGCCATCATCGTGGACCAGGAGCGCATGGGGTCCGACACCCGCTCCACGGTGGGTACCGCCACCGACGTCAACGCCATGCTGCGGATCCTGTTCTCCAGGTTGGGGGAGCCGCACATCGGGCCTCCCAATGCGTTCTCGTTCAACGTGCCCTCGCTGCGGGCGGCCGGTTCGATCACGATCGGGAAGGGTTCCGGCAAAACCGTCAGGAAGACCTACAGCCGGGCCGGCGGAATGTGCCCGCACTGCGAGGGCCGGGGCACGGTGTCGGACATCGACCTGACCCAGCTCTACGACGACTCCAAGTCGCTGGCCGAGGGGGCCATCACCATCCCGGGGTACAAGAAGGGCGGCTGGGCGGTCAAGGCGTTCACCGAGTCGGGGTTCGTGGACCCGGACAAGCCGATCCGTGACTATTCGGAGACGGAGCTGGCGGACTTCCTGTACAAGGAGCCGACCAAGGTCAGGATGCTGGACATGAACGTCACCTACGAGGGGCTGATCCTCAAGGTGAAGAAGTCGTTCTTCTCCAAGGACCGGGAGTCGATGCAGCCCCACATCCGGGCGTTCGTGGACCGGGCCGCCACCTACATCGCCTGTCTCGACTGCGGCGGCACCCGGCTCGCCGAGGCGGCCCGCTCGTCGAGGATCGGGGGGATCAGCATCGCCGACGCCTGCGAGATGCAGATCAGCGACCTGGCGGGGTGGGTGCGCGGCCTCGAAGAGCCCTCGGTGGCGCCGTTGCTGGAGGCATTGGGACGCACGCTGGACTCGTTCGTGGAGATCGGGCTGGGCTACCTGTCACTCGACCGGCCGTCCGGGACGCTGTCGGGCGGCGAGGCGCAGCGCACCAAGATGATCCGCCACCTCGGGTCGTTGCTCACCGACGTGACCTACGTGTTCGACGAGCCGACGGCCGGATTGCATCCCCACGACGTCCAGCGCTTGTGCGACCTGCTGCTGCGCCTGCGTGACAAGTCCAACACGGTGCTGGTCATCGAGCACAAGCCGGAGGTGATCGAGGTCGCCGACCATGTGGTGGATCTCGGTCCGGGCGCGGGGAAGGCCGGCGGGGAGGTCACCTTCGAGGGCTCCGTGGAGGGCCTGCGGGCCAGCGACACCACCACCGGGCGATACTTCGGCCATCGGGCCTCGTTGAAGCCCTCGGTGCGGGCGCCTTCGGGGGTGCTGGAGGTGCGCGGGGCCGATACCCACAACCTCAGGGACGTCGACGTGGACATCCCGCTCGGGGTGCTGGTGGCGGTGACCGGCGTGGCCGGGGCGGGCAAGAGCTCGCTGATCGGCGGCTCGGTCTCCGGCCGGGAAGGGGTGGTGACCGTCGACCAGAGCCGGATCCGGGGGTCACGGCGGAGCAATCCGGCCACCTACACCGGCCTGCTGGGCCCGATCCGCAAGGCGTTCGCCAAGGCCAACGGCGTCAAACCCGCCCTGTTCAGCTCCAACTCCCAAGGCGCCTGCCCGAACTGCAAGGGGGTGGGCGTCATCGACTTCGAGATGGCGATCATGGCCACCGTCCCCGTCATGTGCGAGGAGTGCGGGGGCAAGCGGTTCCAGCGCGCCGTCCTCGACTACAAGCTGGCCGGGAAGGACATCAGCGAGGTCCTGGCCATGCCGGTCACCGAGGCCAGGGACTTCTTCGCCGAGGGCGACTCCAGGGTCCCGGCCGCATATCGCATCCTCGACCGGCTCGCCCGGGTCGGTCTCGGCTACCTGTCCATCGGCCAGCAGCTGACCACTCTCTCCGGTGGCGAGCGCCAGCGCCTCAAGCTGGCGATCCACATGGCCGAGAAGGGTGGCATCTACGTGCTCGACGAGCCGACCAGCGGGCTCCACCTGGCCGACATCGACCATCTGCTGGCGCTTCTCGACGGGCTGGTGGGCTCGGGTAAGTCGGTGATCGTGATCGAGCACCACCAGGCGGTGATAGCCCACGCCGACTGGATCATCGACCTGGGTCCGGGCGCCGGCCAGGACGGGGGCCGGGTGGTCTTCGAGGGCACACCGGCCGACCTGGTCGCCGAGCGGTCGACCCTGACCGGACGCCACCTGGCCGGATACGTGACTCCGGAGTGA
- a CDS encoding ABC transporter permease subunit — translation MNPGTLASGFWDNRNLDEWEIPFGLWIEEIVFWLTTHIKGFLEAVKWPVDQLLELIIDNLLQDWLPWPVVLLLFFLLGVTTRNFLVGLGSAAGLLVCGLLGNEYWDLTMETIGMIIVAVIICTVVGIPLGILAARIDAFWSRLRPVLDGMQVIHPFVYLLPIIFLFGVRRTPGVLATLVFALPPIVRLTNLGIRQVPADVVEAARAFGATETRILREVQIPLARPAIMAGLNQTLLLSLSMVGIVAIIAGGGLGKPILTALNTADIPIGASAGAGLYFVGVLLDRISQPEGSRDRRSLFARIRVAWSTRADPAVPAMPGLQAEPETPVVAAVPAAPELTASHRLGAAAALTGGLLAAFASLLTWGNDAGLLSGYARFGDTDLPGAHSGVGATGGSWFGIVLALVGLTVAFGGASALWRPRSREKFIASGGVYLAAGLVLASLTVAYLTVSPRGENYSHGTGVWLALVGALIVLVGGGWTTLRGKHDDAPTPAGAREVASMVVLALFLGFAGASGSWILDQRSDAAQIAAELAAEAEGADQGGLAAEVLAEALSETRRVAVRGLDTNGPRIGYIILALTVAAMAAVLGRLVRRHTVQRFLALMTFGLGCAIAAVGAAWIATFVRLATPALTPGASSFLVVIGGLIIAAMGWRAVNPR, via the coding sequence ATGAACCCCGGAACGCTCGCCTCCGGATTCTGGGACAACCGCAACCTCGACGAGTGGGAGATCCCCTTCGGTCTGTGGATCGAGGAGATCGTCTTCTGGCTGACCACCCACATAAAGGGGTTCCTCGAGGCCGTCAAGTGGCCCGTCGACCAGCTGCTGGAGCTCATCATCGACAACCTGCTCCAGGACTGGCTCCCGTGGCCGGTCGTGCTGCTGCTGTTCTTCCTGCTGGGGGTCACAACTAGGAACTTCCTGGTTGGGCTGGGCAGCGCGGCCGGCCTCCTCGTGTGCGGGCTGCTCGGCAACGAGTACTGGGATCTCACCATGGAGACGATCGGGATGATCATCGTTGCTGTGATCATCTGCACGGTGGTCGGCATCCCGCTGGGGATCCTGGCGGCCCGGATCGATGCGTTCTGGAGCAGGCTGCGGCCCGTCCTCGACGGCATGCAGGTGATCCATCCCTTCGTCTACCTGCTGCCCATCATCTTCCTGTTCGGCGTCCGCCGGACCCCCGGCGTGCTCGCCACGCTGGTCTTCGCCCTTCCCCCGATCGTTCGGCTCACCAACCTGGGGATCCGCCAGGTCCCCGCAGACGTGGTGGAGGCGGCCCGTGCGTTCGGAGCGACCGAGACCCGGATCCTGCGCGAGGTCCAGATACCATTGGCCCGGCCCGCGATCATGGCCGGACTCAACCAGACCCTGCTGCTGTCGCTGTCAATGGTGGGAATCGTGGCGATCATCGCCGGCGGAGGTCTCGGCAAACCGATCCTCACCGCCCTCAACACCGCCGACATCCCCATCGGCGCGTCGGCCGGAGCCGGTCTCTACTTCGTGGGGGTGCTCCTCGACCGGATCTCCCAGCCCGAGGGCAGCCGCGACAGGCGCAGCCTCTTCGCGCGCATACGCGTCGCCTGGTCCACACGGGCCGACCCCGCGGTCCCCGCCATGCCCGGTCTGCAAGCCGAGCCGGAGACTCCCGTTGTGGCTGCAGTCCCGGCCGCACCCGAGTTGACCGCCTCCCACCGGCTCGGGGCCGCGGCGGCCCTCACCGGCGGTCTGCTCGCTGCGTTTGCGTCGCTGCTGACCTGGGGCAACGACGCCGGTCTGTTGTCGGGTTACGCCCGATTCGGCGACACCGACCTTCCCGGCGCCCATAGCGGCGTGGGGGCCACCGGTGGCTCGTGGTTCGGGATCGTGCTGGCCCTCGTCGGCCTGACGGTCGCGTTCGGGGGCGCATCGGCGCTCTGGCGTCCCCGTAGCCGAGAGAAGTTCATCGCGAGTGGAGGCGTCTACCTCGCGGCCGGCCTGGTGCTGGCTTCGCTGACCGTCGCCTACTTGACCGTTTCGCCCCGGGGCGAGAACTACAGCCACGGCACAGGTGTGTGGCTGGCGCTCGTCGGCGCTCTGATCGTTCTTGTAGGGGGTGGCTGGACCACTCTCCGCGGGAAGCACGACGACGCTCCAACCCCCGCGGGCGCACGAGAGGTGGCGAGCATGGTCGTGCTGGCACTGTTCCTCGGATTCGCCGGAGCGTCGGGATCCTGGATCCTGGACCAGCGCAGCGACGCCGCCCAGATCGCCGCCGAGCTGGCGGCCGAGGCAGAGGGCGCCGACCAGGGCGGCCTGGCCGCCGAGGTGCTGGCCGAGGCCCTGTCCGAGACCCGCCGCGTCGCCGTCCGTGGCCTGGATACCAACGGGCCGCGGATCGGCTACATCATCCTCGCTCTCACGGTGGCGGCCATGGCGGCTGTGCTCGGCCGGCTCGTACGCCGACATACCGTGCAGCGCTTCCTCGCCCTCATGACATTCGGGCTGGGATGCGCCATCGCTGCGGTCGGCGCGGCCTGGATCGCCACCTTCGTCCGGTTAGCCACCCCGGCCCTCACACCCGGTGCCAGCTCGTTCCTGGTAGTCATCGGCGGCTTGATCATTGCCGCCATGGGCTGGCGTGCCGTTAACCCGCGCTGA
- a CDS encoding glycine betaine/L-proline ABC transporter ATP-binding protein, with product MTKVELANVTKIFGAEPRGEALDLLRAGCSKEAIRERTGHVVGVNNASIDVAEGEIFVVMGLSGSGKSTLLRCVNRLHEPTASRIVVDGTDITGLGPKELQAFRRESTGMVFQHFALFPHQDIRSNVSFGLRVKGVDQEARNEAAERALALVGLSGYEASFPRQLSGGMQQRVGLARALATDPDILLMDEAFSALDPLIRRQMQDELMEIQDKLHKTILFITHDLNEALRVGTRVCIMKDGAIHQIGTPEDILMRPETEYVAEFVQDVDQGRVLAVETVREDAAAVAPSATAGEVLHAIDSLGTEAAHVVDAAGRPVGVITRESAERARARGHQPLGPLIEAVPTVTDDTVLAKVYQLFESGLPVAVIDGEGRLIGSVRPLQVLAELGRVEGVSEQLKLTNARDARE from the coding sequence TTGACCAAAGTCGAACTCGCCAATGTCACGAAGATCTTTGGCGCCGAGCCCAGGGGTGAGGCGCTCGATTTGCTGAGGGCCGGCTGCTCGAAAGAGGCGATCCGGGAGCGAACGGGCCATGTCGTGGGCGTGAACAACGCCAGCATCGATGTGGCGGAAGGGGAGATCTTCGTGGTGATGGGCCTGTCCGGCTCGGGCAAGTCCACCCTCCTGCGCTGTGTGAACCGGCTCCATGAACCGACCGCGAGCAGGATCGTCGTCGACGGGACAGACATCACAGGCCTCGGTCCCAAGGAGCTTCAGGCGTTTCGCCGCGAGAGCACCGGCATGGTGTTCCAGCACTTTGCGCTGTTTCCCCACCAGGACATACGGTCCAACGTCTCGTTCGGACTCAGGGTGAAGGGCGTCGATCAGGAGGCGCGCAACGAGGCGGCGGAGCGGGCGCTCGCGCTCGTCGGACTTAGCGGTTACGAGGCCAGCTTCCCCCGGCAACTCAGCGGAGGCATGCAGCAGAGGGTGGGGCTTGCCCGGGCGCTTGCCACCGACCCCGACATCCTGCTCATGGACGAGGCCTTCAGCGCCCTCGATCCGCTGATCCGCCGCCAGATGCAGGACGAGCTGATGGAGATCCAGGACAAGCTCCACAAGACGATCCTGTTCATCACCCACGATCTCAACGAGGCGCTCCGGGTCGGTACCCGGGTGTGCATCATGAAGGACGGAGCCATCCATCAGATCGGCACGCCCGAGGACATCCTCATGCGCCCCGAGACCGAGTACGTGGCGGAGTTCGTCCAGGATGTCGACCAGGGCCGGGTACTGGCCGTCGAGACCGTGCGCGAGGATGCCGCGGCGGTCGCTCCGAGCGCGACTGCCGGCGAGGTGCTGCACGCCATCGACAGCCTCGGGACGGAAGCGGCCCACGTGGTCGATGCCGCAGGGCGGCCCGTCGGGGTGATCACCCGCGAGTCGGCCGAGCGGGCGCGAGCCCGCGGGCACCAGCCGCTGGGGCCTCTGATCGAAGCGGTACCGACCGTCACCGATGACACGGTGCTGGCCAAGGTGTACCAGCTCTTCGAGTCGGGCCTGCCTGTCGCGGTGATCGACGGGGAGGGCAGGCTCATCGGATCGGTCCGCCCCCTCCAAGTCCTGGCCGAGCTGGGGCGGGTCGAGGGCGTCTCTGAACAGTTGAAGCTCACCAATGCCAGGGACGCTCGAGAATGA
- the proX gene encoding glycine betaine/L-proline ABC transporter substrate-binding protein ProX: protein MNTGRRRAFLAVLTALMLMAAACGDDSSTTDTAPATTEAQPAEPEAALPGEGVTVTMARGNWIETNFQNYVVQQLLQELGYEVTDPEEIAPATFFPAVAQGDYDLWASSWPLNHTPLLEGESPDGGTFGDKARYIGKMMASGALQGLLVDIPSVERFGFTTLGELLDNPEAVAHFDSDGDGKADINGCDDGWGCQKVINDTLAKNGWDDRAAQVSATHSALFAESQASFTAGGPVLQYVWTPTAFVGKLVPGRDVLWLAIEPEQALEGQDGVSAVGDACTNDPCTTMFTPSDIVVTANKDFLAANPAAASLLENFELDPLAVAVQAVAIDAGANSDAEIAAAAAEWIAANRDKIDPWIEAALAAA, encoded by the coding sequence ATGAACACCGGCCGCAGGCGAGCGTTTCTCGCCGTGCTTACTGCGTTGATGCTGATGGCCGCCGCATGCGGCGACGACAGCTCTACGACCGACACAGCCCCCGCAACCACGGAAGCCCAACCAGCCGAACCCGAGGCGGCACTGCCTGGTGAGGGTGTGACCGTCACGATGGCGCGGGGCAACTGGATCGAGACCAACTTCCAGAACTATGTGGTCCAGCAGCTACTGCAAGAGCTCGGATATGAGGTAACCGACCCCGAAGAGATCGCGCCGGCGACGTTCTTCCCGGCGGTGGCTCAGGGCGACTACGACCTCTGGGCGTCATCGTGGCCGCTCAACCACACTCCCCTCCTCGAAGGAGAGAGCCCCGATGGCGGCACCTTCGGCGACAAGGCGCGCTACATCGGCAAGATGATGGCGTCAGGCGCGCTTCAGGGCCTTCTGGTGGACATTCCCAGCGTCGAACGGTTCGGCTTCACCACGCTCGGAGAGCTGCTCGATAACCCCGAGGCGGTGGCCCACTTCGACAGCGACGGTGACGGCAAGGCCGACATCAACGGCTGCGACGACGGTTGGGGCTGCCAGAAGGTCATAAACGACACCCTCGCCAAGAATGGCTGGGACGACCGGGCGGCGCAGGTGTCGGCTACTCACTCCGCACTGTTCGCGGAGTCGCAGGCAAGCTTCACGGCGGGCGGCCCGGTGCTTCAGTACGTCTGGACGCCTACCGCGTTCGTCGGCAAGCTCGTCCCGGGTAGGGACGTGCTGTGGCTCGCCATCGAGCCCGAACAGGCCCTCGAAGGCCAGGATGGGGTCTCGGCGGTAGGCGATGCCTGCACCAACGATCCCTGCACGACGATGTTCACGCCCTCCGACATCGTGGTGACCGCCAACAAGGACTTCCTGGCCGCCAACCCGGCTGCGGCGTCGTTGCTCGAGAACTTCGAGCTGGATCCGCTCGCGGTGGCCGTCCAGGCCGTCGCCATCGACGCCGGCGCCAACTCCGACGCCGAGATCGCAGCCGCGGCTGCCGAGTGGATCGCAGCCAACCGCGACAAGATCGATCCGTGGATCGAGGCCGCGCTCGCTGCGGCCTGA